CCCACCCAGGCTGTTGTCCACTTCCAGCGGGACAAGGCCAAGAACATCAAGGACCTTCTGCGTTTTCTCTTCAGCCAGGCCCGCACGGTAAGGACTTTATCTCTTCAGGcattcatttcacagatgtggaaactgaagcCCATGGAGGGAAGGGGACCAACCCAAAGCCATACAGCACTTTAGGGGCAGCATTGGGAGTAGAACCTCTGCCCTGGAGGGTAGGTGTGTGTTTTATTTACCTTGGTAACCCCTTGACACTCAAGAACATTAGTCtacaaacaccacagaaatgcatGCAAAATTGTGCATATGGCAGGGAAGGATCTTCAGCATCTTTCTTGGGAGAGGGTCCATGGCcttcatcagattctcaaaaaGGTTTATGATCCCAGACTAAGAACTCCAACCTTGGTGAACATTTGAGTCACTTCCTTGACTTgcaggggaggaaactgaggccagagagaggCTAGAACTTGCTCAGGTATGTCCAGTCAGTAGGTGAAATAGAGCTcagggggagagaaaaggggCCCTGACTCAGGGCTGGGTGCATGTTCGGCCCTGCCTCCTGGTGCATGTTCCCAGCCGCACCTCACCCCTTGCCTACTACATCTCCAGCTGGGCCTGAAGCAGGAAAAGGGCACTGGTGCCTGGGCTCAGCATGGCATTTGAGGGCTGGGCTTTTAGTTTTGCACCAAAAGGGAAGGGGAATGGAGGCTTCTGGGCTCAAGGATGGGGAGCAGGGGCTCAGGAGAAAGAGACGCAGGAGAGCTGGTACAGGTGGTCAGTACCTGGGAAGTCTCCAGCCACAGACTAACACAGCTCTGTTCCTGAACCCTGATCTCTGACTCAAGAGGCAGGGTATGGATCAGATGACCCCAGGAAGGATTTGAGGTGAGTTAGACTCAGTGTCTTTGTCTGGGAGAGCAACCCAGAGGGTGCCTGCTGCAGAGATCAGGAGCCAGCATGCTGTGATCTCACGGGTACCTCCAGAGCCTCCCTGGTAAACCTGCCTGTGCCCCAGGCAGGGGAGGGCCAGGCCTGATTGGCACTGGGAATGGGGTTATTAGTGAGGTGGCTGCTGTCATCACTCCTGCCCCTTTGATGTTTCCTGCCTGACCTTGTTCCCCCTGTTCCTGGCCAGGCCTGTGCCAAGGAATAGGGCATCCTCCGCTATACTATACCTGCACTTTGCCTCCTTATTCCCATctagaccccacccccaccccctgggccaGGAGCCATGCTTCCACTCCGGGCTGCCACTGACTCTCAGAGTGATCTTGGGAAGTGCTTCCTTTTCCTGTGAGCCAATATCCTTGTTTGTTAAGCAGGCAGGAGGAaaggaacatttattgagtgcctgtcGTGTGTTAAGTATTTTCACATCTAATCACAGAATGAGGACATATAGGTATCATTGtcctcatttaacagatgaagagaTTGAGGCCCGAAGAGGTAAAGCCACTCACCCTGGGCCACATCACTAGGAAGTAGCAGAGTGCAGATTCGAACCCCATTCTGTCTGGCTCCAGAACTGGAATGCTTTGCCTTGTACCTCTTGCCTCTCAGCCTGGATAAGGAGAGGCAGTTCTTACAGCACATATATGCAATGGAAAGAAGGAGCAGTTGGGGGCTTGACGGTGGAAGGAGTTTTTCAGGGCTTCTCTGAGGCAGCCCATATATGAGGAGACCACAAGCCCCAGCCCCACAACTGAGCAGAAAACTGGGTTCCACCTGTCGTGGATGGAAGTGAGGGAGTCTGTGGGTATAAGATACCACACCAGACCTCTGTAGCttcacagggaaactgaggcaggtcTAGCAGAGGGTTTGAGGATCCCAATAACTGGCTTGTAGCTCCAATTCTTGAGGAAGGAACCTCTGACAGAGTAGGACTGGAGCTAGTGGGAGAGTATGAGGGCCTGCGCTGGGAATCGGGGTCTGGCTTCTGCTCTGACTCCCTTCCCACCCTGGGCCTCAGTCTATCCACAGATATCTTTGAGAAGCTCGTGACAGATAAACACTCTGTCCTCAAAAATATGCACACTGAAACTTTCAAACATATTCTGGGTGTTCAAGACAGTGGAATCTCCCTGTGTCTAAATTAAGAACCCCTGAGCTAGGTTATTGCTAAAAGCCCTTCCAGTCCAGATGTTCTCATAGGCTCCAGCCTTCTGATTTTAAGCCCAGGTCTCTTTTCCTGGGACCCCAGCTCCTACCCCTGGGCAATGTCCCGGGCAGGGCTGAGTTTCCCCTACGTCCCCCAGGTGGTAGCTGTGGTGATGGATGTATTCACTGACATGGAGCTTCTGTGTGACCTCATGGAGGCCTCAAGCCGGCGTGGTGTCCCCGTCTACCTGCTTCTGGCTCAGGAGCACCTAAGGCACTTCCTGGAGATGTGCTACAAGATGGACCTCAATGGGGGACATCTGCCGGTTAGTGAGGGATGGGGCAGTAACAAGGGAGTGGGGCGAGGATCAGGGAGGGCAGAAGAGTCAGTTAGGTACCCAGGAAGCATTGGGGGTCGATGGGAGAGGGCAGCTGAGTTCCCTTAGCTGTTAAACAAAGTTAGAGACTGCATGGGATTTGGACATGGCTTGAGCCCCATTCTCTCAAGGTCACCACCCAACTTCCCTTTCTCCTTGGCCCAGAATATGCGTGTGCGGAGCACGTGTGGGGACACGTACTGCAGCAAGGCAGGCCGCCGCTTCACAGGGCAAGCCCTGGAGAAGTTTGTTGTCATCGACTGCGAGCAGGTGGTGGCAGGCAACTACAGGTGAGCATGTGGTGGGAGGCAACTACAGGTGAGCATGTGGGACAGGGGGCTGCCACCAGCTGGTGAAGGCACCTGGGATCTGGCAGCTTGAACTTgcctccatccacccatccctTCCAACAGGGACTGAGCACCtgccacgtgccaggcactgtgcagggCTCAAGGGATAGTGTGGGAAACAAGacagccccaggcagggccctGGTGGAGTTCTGTGGAAGGATTGCTTTAATGCCTTTGGCATAGAAAATGCCTGTGGCACCTGAGAACTTGAGGGACTTTGGGGAATCTTGCCCCCAGTCCACTTTATAGATGGGCAAGTTGAAGCCCTGAGATGGGAAACCATGGACCCAAGTCCTCTGAGCTGAGCTTGGACAAGCACAGACTCTGAAGTCAGGGCTCTCCaatgcccccccgccccgcacccccctcACTTGGGTCCTCATGGTGGTGGGGTTGTCTTGGTATGCTCCCGTGGTTGTGACCTCTGAATAGCCCCAGGGTCCTGCACTTTGCCTTCTGACCCTGACCCTCTGCCCCCAGCTTCACCTGGCTTTGCAGCCAGGCCCACACTAGCATGGTGCTGCAGCTAAGAGGCCGCATCGTGGAAGACTTTGACCGGGAGTTCCGCTGTCTATATGCCGAGTCTCGGCCTGTGGAGGGCTTCTGTGGTGGTGAGGATTTTGTATCTCCTAGGGTACTGTGTCCTCCTCCAGTGGCCTTGGGATTTGGGCCCGGTGTGCCAAGCCCCCCCTCATCCTCACCCTCCAGCATCAGCCTCAGCAGCATCAAACGCTCACCTCTAATGGGCCACTCTTCTTATCTCGCTCCACCAGGTGGTAGTGGCCTCAGTGATACGGGTAGGGGGTCCTCATCCCTGAACCCTGCTCGCCTTGAGGCCAGTGGCCAGACCTCTCTGCAACGCCAGCTGTCAGACCCGAAGCATGCCTCCCTACTGGGGCCCTACAGGTCCAATCTAGGCAAGCTGGGGGCATCCCCATGGTCACAGTCCTCTCCTGCCCTCAACCACAATGGTCACAGCCCCTTGACCCTAGCAGTGGGGTCACCTCTGCTTGCTCGCCAacgccctctcctccccttcccccagggtGTTGCCACCCTGTCCCGGGTCCCAGAGAATGGGCTCCTGGGAAGCCAGGAGTCTAACCCCCAACGAGGTCGCTGGGTACCTAGCACAACCCTGGAGACAGTGCAGGAGAAGAAGGTGTCTCTGAGTCAGAGCCATAGCCAATTGGATCTCCTTGTCCCCTTCTCCAGAGCCAGAGAAGCTGGAGACCCTGATTCTGGGGTTAACCCCAACTCAGACTCCCTCTGGCCTAGAGAGCAGGCCCCAGAGGACAGGAGGTTGTCCCCAAACCAGAGACACAACCAGCTGGATCTCCTGCCCCagtcccagggtgctgggagtATCCCTGAGTCAGGTTCCCCCAGACCTGGCAATCAAGCTCCAGAGGATAAGAGGCTGTCCTCAAATCACGGTCATGGCCAAATGGACCTCCTGGTACAGTACCCCAAGGCTGGGGGCTCCAGAGCATCCCCTGGAGCCAACTCCTCAGCTAGGGCTGGCAAGCAGGGTCAAGATGAGCAACGACGGACCCTCGGCCACAGCCAGCTGGACCTCATCACAAAGTTTGGCCCATTCCGAGGCGAGGGGCCTGGGCCCAGTGGTCTCCCCATACCAAGTCCTGCTCGAAAGGCTGGAGTAGGCTCTGGGGATGAGAAGTGGCTGACCTTGGGCCACAGCAAGCTGGACCTCATCACCAAGTATCATCAGCTGCAGGGCACTAGGCAAAGACCTGAGCCTGGCCTCCCTGAGGGCCCCACAGGTGGACATCACAATGGCAGTAACAATGGCCCATTTGGGGATGGGAAGCAGCTGACCCTGGGCCACAGCAAACTGGACCTCATCACTAAGTACAACAAATCCAAGTTCAAGCTGCTCCGAAGCCGCTTTGAGTCCTAGTCCTGCTCCCAGCAGGGACATATCCTTCTTCCATCTACTTGGACTCTAGGTTTACCGAGGTTCCAGACTCTAGGGTGTTCAAACAGGGGCTGCATGGGGGAGCATTTAGTGTCTAGAAGCCCATATTAGACATTCATGGGGCTCAGGAGTCTTGCTTATgaacacacctgcacacacacacacacacacacacacagatggaaCCCACAGTATTTGCCATTTGCCACTGTGCTGGGCACTTCACACTGGCTAATTCTCATCCTTTATCCTCACAACATCTTACAAGATAGACCTCTATTAGGTAGACATTTCTAAGGTCACAggtattatattttctattttataaatgtggaagctgaggcccagagagtttgATGACTTGCTTGGGATCAAATGCAAGTcaatggcagagccagggcccAAACCCATGTCTTTGACTCTTAAGATTGTGTTTTTGCACACCATTATCAACAGTTCACATGTCCCCATGTACACAAAATACACCACAGAGATGCCCCAAATGCCTACACAATACACTGACAGGGTTcacactcacaaacacacactaAGTACACAAAGGTCCATGTGATAAACCCAAACACTCAGAATTCTAGttatactcaataaatgttatatgACTAAATGAATGGCTACACAACATATATGCATTCAGTGCACACTGTAGACCCCTCAGGATCCACaaacaataaatatgtatataaccaCACACATATAGAGGCATGCACACACCAACCAGGGTCTTCTTTGATCTTAGCTGTGTACCTGGCCCTGTACTGAGCACACCACAGGACTGATAAGTGAATCAGGCGCAGTCCCTGGGAGACAAGGATTAAAAGCATAAACCATTGGCAGTCAAGATAGAACTGTATCTAAATAGAGGCTAATAGTGACAGGGTggtagagaagggcagagagtggtggtggtggtggagtggTGAGCAGTTTCAAAGTGGTGAGCAGCTTTTGAGGCAGGCCTTGAAGGATGGGGAGGATTGGACAGATGGAGAAGAGGAATTCCTGGCATATGGAAGCAGATGAAGAGAGGCCAGGGAGAGGACTGGAGGAGGGGATCTGAGGTGAACTGGGGATGATGTAGAGGGCATGGATACTCAGACTCTGACACGTGCACATGCatgcgtgcacacgcacacacactcatcatcatcattttgctGAGTGTCCCTAGAAGCACAGGCTCTGACAGGTTGTATGTTCTTTTCCTGAGCTCATCACCTGCCTGGGACAATCTACACGGTACAAATCAATAAAGGCAGACATGCTGTGACCTAGCAGCAGCCTGGTGTGTGCTGAAAAAGGT
This portion of the Vulpes lagopus strain Blue_001 chromosome 18, ASM1834538v1, whole genome shotgun sequence genome encodes:
- the FAM83C gene encoding protein FAM83C isoform X2 — encoded protein: MFGSLGPGDLGAQGMAGPLRGRVEELKRPWWREASPLVLQHSEAARLAADALLERGKAAYLQVISEERELPFLSALDVDYMTSHVHGSPELNEAQGLDASGPDRLSLLSEVTSGTYFPMASDIEPPDLDLGWPEVPQATGFSPTQAVVHFQRDKAKNIKDLLRFLFSQARTVVAVVMDVFTDMELLCDLMEASSRRGVPVYLLLAQEHLRHFLEMCYKMDLNGGHLPNMRVRSTCGDTYCSKAGRRFTGQALEKFVVIDCEQVVAGNYSFTWLCSQAHTSMVLQLRGRIVEDFDREFRCLYAESRPVEGFCGGGSGLSDTGRGSSSLNPARLEASGQTSLQRQLSDPKHASLLGPYRSNLGKLGASPWSQSSPALNHNGHSPLTLAVGSPLLARQRPLLPFPQGVATLSRVPENGLLGSQESNPQRGRWVPSTTLETVQEKKVSLSQSHSQLDLLVPFSRAREAGDPDSGVNPNSDSLWPREQAPEDRRLSPNQRHNQLDLLPQSQGAGSIPESGSPRPGNQAPEDKRLSSNHGHGQMDLLVQYPKAGGSRASPGANSSARAGKQGQDEQRRTLGHSQLDLITKFGPFRGEGPGPSGLPIPSPARKAGVGSGDEKWLTLGHSKLDLITKYHQLQGTRQRPEPGLPEGPTGGHHNGSNNGPFGDGKQLTLGHSKLDLITKYNKSKFKLLRSRFES
- the FAM83C gene encoding protein FAM83C isoform X1; this encodes MFGSLGPGDLGAQGMAGPLRGRVEELKRPWWREASPLVLQHSEAARLAADALLERGKAAYLQVISEERELPFLSALDVDYMTSHVHGSPELNEAQGLDASGPDRLSLLSEVTSGTYFPMASDIEPPDLDLGWPEVPQATGFSPTQAVVHFQRDKAKNIKDLLRFLFSQARTVVAVVMDVFTDMELLCDLMEASSRRGVPVYLLLAQEHLRHFLEMCYKMDLNGGHLPNMRVRSTCGDTYCSKAGRRFTGQALEKFVVIDCEQVVAGNYSFTWLCSQAHTSMVLQLRGRIVEDFDREFRCLYAESRPVEGFCGGEDFVSPRVLCPPPVALGFGPGVPSPPSSSPSSISLSSIKRSPLMGHSSYLAPPGGSGLSDTGRGSSSLNPARLEASGQTSLQRQLSDPKHASLLGPYRSNLGKLGASPWSQSSPALNHNGHSPLTLAVGSPLLARQRPLLPFPQGVATLSRVPENGLLGSQESNPQRGRWVPSTTLETVQEKKVSLSQSHSQLDLLVPFSRAREAGDPDSGVNPNSDSLWPREQAPEDRRLSPNQRHNQLDLLPQSQGAGSIPESGSPRPGNQAPEDKRLSSNHGHGQMDLLVQYPKAGGSRASPGANSSARAGKQGQDEQRRTLGHSQLDLITKFGPFRGEGPGPSGLPIPSPARKAGVGSGDEKWLTLGHSKLDLITKYHQLQGTRQRPEPGLPEGPTGGHHNGSNNGPFGDGKQLTLGHSKLDLITKYNKSKFKLLRSRFES